The Podospora bellae-mahoneyi strain CBS 112042 chromosome 7, whole genome shotgun sequence genome includes a window with the following:
- a CDS encoding hypothetical protein (EggNog:ENOG503PCDI; COG:E), whose amino-acid sequence MSPCEPLPATKASHSDVSRVLSEEFGVTSNAFLPEQQPLSRLPDQYYAPWETIVSSLSSHIQQQTLRQEVDRLPVLSTDRLASEAEWRRAYVVLGFLTHAYVWGGDVASEILPPPITVPLLSVSRHLSLPPVATYAAVNLWNFSSVSPTSDLADLDSLTALHTFTGTQDESWFYMVSVAMEAQGGPIIPVMLSALSALQHHDLPATTEAINEITSCIHKLGILLDRMDERCDPEVFYHQIRPFLAGSKNMAGAGLANGVFYDEGQDGKGEWRQYRGGSNGQSSLIQLFDLVLGVEHVAQGNASPDSYSQEKKMESFHREVRGYMPEPHRRLLEFVEGRYPGGLRKGVEDLLVTPSTEGNDGERRELREAFTTATKALAEFRNKHLQIVTRYIVIPSRKENKAKGSNLATASSRLAGDDDKKLTGTGGTALLPFLKQSRDETFRAGDFSR is encoded by the exons ATGTCACCCTGTGAGCCACTGCCTGCCACCAAGGCTAGTCACAGTGATGTTTCTCGCGTCCTGTCAGAGGAGTTTGGTGTCACATCCAATGCTTTCCttccagaacaacaacctctcTCGAGGCTTCCAGATCAATACTATGCCCCCTGGGAAACCATTgtctcttctctttcctccCACATTCAACAACAGACTCTCCGCCAGGAGGTAGACAGATTGCCAGTCCTATCAACAGACCGCCTGGCCTCAGAAGCCGAATGGAGACGAGCCTATGTTGTCTTGGGCTTCCTCACACATGCCTACGTCTGGGGAGGTGACGTTGCTTCCGAG atcctccccccacccataactgtccctctcctctccgtTTCCAGacacctctctcttcccccagTAGCCACCTATGCCGCGGTCAACCTCTGGAACTTTTCTTCGGTATCTCCAACATCCGACCTCGCTGACCTCGACTCCCTCACCGCACTCCACACCTTCACCGGCACTCAAGATGAGTCCTGGTTCTACATGGTCAGCGTCGCCATGGAGGCCCAAGGCGGTCCCATCATCCCCGTCATGCTCTCCGCCCTATCTGCCCTCCAACACCATGACCTTcccgccaccaccgaggccatcaacgaaATCACCTCCTGCATCCACAAACTGGGTATATTGCTCGACAGGATGGACGAAAGGTGCGACCCAGAAGTGTTTTACCATCAGATCCGCCCTTTCCTAGCAGGCAGCAAGAACATGGCCGGGGCCGGGCTGGCAAACGGCGTGTTCTATGACGAGGGACAAGACGGCAAGGGAGAATGGAGACAGtaccgaggaggaagcaaCGGTCAAAGCTCGCTCATCCAGCTATTTGACCTCGTGCTGGGAGTTGAGCACGTCGCGCAGGGTAATGCGAGTCCGGACTCGTACtcgcaggagaagaagatggagagttTCCACAGGGAGGTCAGAGGGTACATGCCGGAGCCGCACAGGAGGCTTCTTGAGTTTGTGGAGGGGCGGTACCCAGGAGGATTGAGGAAAGGTGTGGAGGATTTGTTGGTGACACCAAGCACAGAGGGAAACGACGGTGAGAGaagggagttgagggaggcgTTCACGACGGCGACCAAGGCACTGGCCGAGTTTAGGAATAAGCACTTGCAGATTGTGACGCGATATATCGTGATTCcgtcgaggaaggagaacAAGGCCAAGGGAAGTAACTTGGCGACGGCGTCATCGAGGCtggcgggggatgatgataaGAAGCTGACGGGGACAGGGGGGACTGCACTATTGCCGTTCCTGAAGCAATCACGGGATGAAACGTTTCGCGCGGGGGATTTTTCGCGATGA
- the BNA5_1 gene encoding Kynureninase (L-kynurenine hydrolase) (EggNog:ENOG503NUB7; COG:E) codes for MDSLTAAFRSGQKPSFPAEAGTLEYAQSLDQQDKLGHLRKEFNIPTRTSLKKKALNGVSPGENDSEDEKSIYFVGNSLGAQPKAVRRALESQLETWASIGVNGHFSTLENSPLSSWQDLAESCAKKSVDLVGAAVPEEIIYMNTLTANLHLMMASFYKPTAERHKVIIEWKPFPSDWYAIQSQIRHHNLSPSTSLIEIQPTPDLYLTTESILATITEHAPSTALVLLPGIQYYTGQLLDIKTITAHAHSLGIPCVGWDLAHAAGNVPLCLHDWNVDFAVWCTYKYINAGPGSTAGLFLHQKHHSRNLDRLEGWYGADKSVRFLMEKEFKPGKGASGWQLSNPSAIDLASVSAALGVFESVGERYMERLRGKAVVLTGYLECLLEGLIRGGVGRKGEEQAFRIITPGNPLERGTQLSLMLREGILESVSKVLAEEGVVCDARKPDVIRVAPVPMYCRFEDVWKFVEIFKGALARA; via the exons ATGGATTCTCTCACAGCAGCCTTCCGGAGCGGCCAGAAGCCGTCATTTCCAGCTGAAGCGGGAACTCTTGAATACGCTCAAAGTCTTGATCAGCAAGACAAGCTTGGCCATCTCAGAAAAGAATTCAATATTCCCACGAGGACttcgttgaagaagaaggctctGAATGGGGTCAGTCCCG GGGAAAACGACAGTGAAGATGAAAAGAGCATCTACTTTGTTGGAAACTCCCTCGGCGCTCAGCCAAAAGCTGTGAGAAGAGCCCTTGAGTCACAGCTAGAAACATGGGCCAGCATCGGTGTCAACGGTCACTTTTCAACCCTCGAAAACTCGCCTCTGTCCAGCTGGCAAGACCTGGCCGAGTCTTGTGCCAAGAAATCTGTCGACCTcgttggtgctgctgtgccAGAAGAGATCATCTACATGAACACCctcaccgccaacctccacctcatgATGGCCTCCTTCTACAAGCCAACAGCAGAAAGACACAAAGTCATCATCGAGTGGAAACCCTTCCCTTCAGACTGG TACGCCATCCAATCCCAAATCCGCCAccacaacctctccccctccacctccctcatcgaaatccaacccacccccgacctctacctcaccaccgaatccatcctcgccaccaTAACCGAGCACGCTCCCTCCACCgctctcgtcctcctccccggaaTCCAGTACTACAccggccagctcctcgacatcaaAACCATCACCGCCCACGCCCACTCCCTCGGCATCCCCTGCGTAGGCTGGGACCTCGCCCACGCGGCCGGCAACGTCCCACTCTGCCTCCACGACTGGAACGTCGATTTCGCGGTGTGGTGCACCTACAAGTACATCAACGCCGGACCGGGGTCGACAGCCGGCTTGTTCCTtcaccaaaaacaccatTCCAGAAACCTGGAcaggttggagggttggtATGGAGCGGACAAGTCGGTTAGGTTTctgatggagaaggagttcAAGCCTGGCAAGGGGGCGAGCGGCTGGCAGTTGAGCAACCCGAGTGCGATTGACCTGGCGAGTGTGAGTGCTGCGTTGGGGGTGTTTGAGtcggtgggggagaggtatatggagaggttgaggggtaaggcggtggtgctgacgGGGTATCTGGAATGCTTGCTAGAGGGGCTGAtcagagggggggttgggaggaagggggaggagcaggcttTTAGGATCATCACGCCGGGGAACCCGCTCGAGAGGGGGACTCAGTTGAGTTTGAtgctgagggaggggataTTGGAGAGTGTGAGTAAAgtgttggcggaggagggggtagTGTGTGATGCGAGGAAGCCGGATGTGATTAGAGTGGCTCCGGTGCCGATGTATTGTCGGTTTGAAGATGTGTGGAAGTTTGTGGAGATATTCAAGGGAGCGTTGGCGAGGGCGTAG